AATACCAGCCACCTAAATATCACGATGCTCGACCCCTCTATATACCCGGCTCCTCTTAGCGCTTTCATGGCCGGTACGCAATTCTTCCAACCGCCAAGGCCTTAAATCTGTATCTGCTAAGCTtttaaaaatggtttttggctTAGACATTTATTCTCACCTTAAGAGTGCATGTTCGACAAAAAAGAAGAAGCTAATTTCTTCTTCTATTGAAGTTCAAGAGGACATGTGTTATCCATTATATTCTACTTTCACTTTAACATATGTTAAATTGAATGTGGCTAGAGCTTCGAGTAAATGGATCAGTGTGGAATGCCATCGAGATGTTAATTACTTACCTTCGAATTTCAAGAATGATGTTGTTCTTGTAGTAAACCTAAACCTTCTGTCTCATGCAACATTGTACGTATTAATAGCCAATATTTCTCACACACAAGTTTGTATGTCTAGGTTACTTGTCATGACATATGACGCCTGTAATTTCTTTCAATAAGTGGTGTGATAATAACACTTGATTCATATAGTGTGGCTGATCCCATGCACTGCTAGTTTTCCATGCATTTGCAAATACCACTTTGTGATGATAATTCATCCCCAAATCATGCaatgtttcaaatactctgatttaacGTTATTGTTTACGATATTTGAACAAGTATTTTTAACAGACTTTATTTGTGATCTTTtcgttgcaaatattttgaataatcAGTTTATGATCGGTTATTAAAACTAGTTCGGTTAGTTTGGTTAGCAAAataaaattcggttcggttattggCAATTCGGTTCGGTCGACCGAATGCACACCCCTACTTCCTCTAGTTTTCGTATATGATACGGAATatattttctctcttttcttgCTGTTAGTTCATCTGTGACCTGTGTGTTTGTGTCTTaagttgaatttattttcttggATATGTTCAaactgggagactgaatcaagCAGGAGCTCCAACGCTATTTCTGTTTATATTGGGAAATGTGAAATAAATTTCATTCATGAAATGAAGTGGTTGGATCAATGCAGAGCTTAccaaatcaattaattataataacTATTTGGTTGGATGGctactacatacacatatacatatatgtatacaCACACGATGTTATCGGTAGATATGCTTCAGAAATTTGACGGGATTAAATAAGCTCCAGTAAATATTTATTGGCTAgaagcttttaaaataaattatttcaaatGATACCACGTATGTGtgctttataattttatttatctttAACCTATAGATTAAATTTACCTAAATTGTTTATATTTGTCAATTAACTCGATACATTCTTGTATGCATATAAATCATACTCACATTATTCagaagtaaattttttttaaaaaaaattaaatgtatCACATTATTAATATCAGTAATTTCTAGTGAGGATTGACCTagctcttatatatatatatatatatatatatatatatatacatatatacatatatatatatatatatatatatatatatatatatatatatatatgaaaataggGGTTGAATTGAATTTGTGTATGAAAAGAGAAAACTGATCCTAAGACTAGGGTTGTAGGGCGTGGAAATTTTAGGGAAGATAGGGCGGTTTAGGGGCAGAGCCGCGTGCTTAGTTATGAAGTTTGCTTTCATGGTTTATTCAATGTGGTCCTAATAACCCACTTGTGATATATCATcaccgatatatatatatatatatatataaacacatgCATATGTATACGTTTGGTGTGTTTTTTTCCTATCTTGATTTTTTCTACAATTTATTTTTCCAGAATGTCTGAGAGCTTAGTTTAAAATTGATTAATGTGGAAGAGGTTGTAAATTGTGGATTGACCATATAATTAGGATCTAAAAGTCTATAATGACGAGATTATTCTATGTtatacatgaaatattttatctcTATGTATGATGTTGTCAAATGTTAGCTCTTGAATCATCGACATATATTTCAATTTCTATAAAACTATTAAAGATCTATATGATCTAATCATATTGGAATATGAGAAGAAAAGTTTTTGATGCAGCATAGACTAATCCATAATCACTTAACCGaatgttttgttttttaaaataaccaTTAGTATCTTGAACGCGTAGGATAAATATAATACATGCATATTATGTATAACAAATAACatgaatataatatatttatatatttaaagtaTTTCGATATAGGTTATATTTACCATTAAAAAGAAAAGttcacaaaatattatatttgtttcacaaattttttggcattacataatcaaaatattaatttcattAATGAAAACAAGTGTTAATTAAGTAATTAACCAAACACGTTACATTACACGGTATTTAAGGCAAGTTCAAAATTATATCATAACCTCAAGTGGTTAATTTAGGGTGTTGAgctataataataaaaacaaagatAGTATTCACATATATAGTTTTATTATACTACTTATCAGTCGTACCCACATTTGTATATACCACTGAAGTGACATTCATATATTAAATTTGATgaacatatcaaaattatatttctaaTATGTTAGTGTCACATCGATGATAAACACATAAATGAGCACGATTGATGGGTTAAATAACAAACTAAGGCCCATATTATAAAAGAAAAGGATGATAGAGAACCCAACAAACTAAGGCCCATAtaataaaaaacattttaataggaccatttttttcttttttaaaaaaagaattttAATAGGACCTTTGATTTATCACTTATCAGCAAGCATGCGATTGTCCTGTGCTATACTGTACAGTACTCAGGATCGAATATgtcgaataattttttttacataaaatatttacccgctgttattatattatataaaggaATTTGGgcaaagtatttttttttttttttttatcatttcaaaCAAGAGTATACTCttattaatttttacaattttattttgttatttcaGTATAAATGTTTAATGATTGAATAActtttttacataaaatattttcacactattattatattatataaaggaATTTggttaaagtttttttttttttttttttttattttatcattttaaataGCAGCATGTTCTCTGATTGATTTTACAATTTTACTTTATTATTTCAGTATaactttttattaatttttacataATACTctgtttaaatataaatcaaattaattaaaaaaaaccgTTCCGCCTGGAAGGTTTCTGTAATTATTTGTTTCCTTTCCATTACATGTATATCTATGTATTTCAACTACTAATTTGTCCAAAATCTAGTGGCAATTTTCTTCCTAAGGCTGGGCACCAGTTAAATAAAGATTTTGGAATGAAACTTTGGCCGGAAAAGCTGCCTCCCATGCCCAAAACCGTAATTGATGAGTTAGAAAAATCACCTTGGGCACAATCGAAAGGAAGAGTTTGAgtttgagttgagtttgagttTCAATCATAAGTATTATTTTGTGAGATGTTTGCAGATACCGCTTCATCACGTATGCAAAAGCGTTACTCTCGTATACCATCACTGTACAATGTATAAAAATAGAAGTTTAGAACTTATcgcatatactttaatacatcATATGATAAACACTATACTAATTGTGTGAATCCTGGTATGGCATAGTCAAGACCAGATAACTGAATACTATTTGTGCCTTACTCGCAGAGCATGTGCATTATTTCGTTAAACAGACACCGATTCTGTGTTCTTGAACCTTAATTTCCATGCCACATTTCCCATATCGTGTGAGAGTGTGTGCAATGGAGATGGGTGCTATTTATCCTTGCATCAAAGTAGTCAAGATCAGATAACTGAATACTATTTGTGCCTTACTACATAGGGATGGGTACGGTGGTTTCTGGTTTCATTCACTCTGTCTTTCATTGTGTAGCTACATTTGCAACATTATTTACAGTGTACTCAGAATTTCAATTTCGCAGACTTCAGAGCATCACATAAAGATTTATTCAACACGACAAAACTGCCTCGTATCCTAAAACTCATAATGGGAATAGCTGTTCTTTTCTTTGATGTTCCAAGGTGCATTTTCTTGTAAGTGCCGCATTTGGGTCAATCAGTGTCAACCTGAATATGCTTTCTTTAATGGGTTCCAGTGTGTTGATCTTGATTGGTTCCATTATGTCCCATTAACATTTAAGAGCCCATGCAGTTGAACCTGTCATTCTAGCCCTCATTGTGATGTGCCATGCTTCTTTCTCAGAATAGAACAAGTCGGAATGCAGTGCATAGCAAGATAACTCTCGGTTGCGAAAAATATTTACTATAGTTGTGACTGTGTAATCTTAAGATTTCACTATGtatgtgaaaaataaaaaatagctcgacctttttttttgtttttttgtctaATACGAATCATTATCTTCAATTCCCATTTTTAGGATGGCTTTTCCTTGATGCCTACAGCATTAGGATTCTTTCTCTTCCTTTTAGTTATCACTTACTCTGGGTAATTTCTAGACAAATATCTCTATTATCAAATGTTGGATGCCGCATGCTGAATTAAATTTCTGGGATTTTCACTAATTCATGTCATCCATCTATTTCACTTGAATCTGTTATTAAAACAAGTCTCAGCAAGAGAAGTTGGAAAGCAGATTGCCTAGAATGAATGCTTTACCAATGCGGAAGTCCATCCATGTGTCTCCCACTCGTCTAGCTTGTATTTTGCATGCGTAACAGGATTAGTATCACGAAAATGAACGAGGAATCTTTTTGTCCCAATTGGAAGATCTTTAGTGCTTATCATGACTAGGAACACTTGTTCTATCTTCTCATTGGTCCTATTTGTTAGTAGGTTTAATTGTTCTTGAACACTACCTTGTAATGGTGGCTCCGGGGAGATAAATGGAGGATTAATGGCACAGAATTCGTACAAATCTGGCTAGGACTGGAGGGATTCCTCTGTATTTTAGGAATGGATTGTGACTTGTAAGTGGCCTTCTGCTTTTTTCACGTGTTTTAGATTCAATAACTTTAAACCATGAAATTTTTTAGATCCTAGATGTTCCGGCAGTGAATCTTTTGTTGGCCAAGTTGTAGGAATAGAATTTGACCTCTCCTTTAGGAGGGTTAAATCTAGAAAGCTCGTGTAATCATGCGACTCAAATATTTCATTTGATCAGGGCATAGCAATCGTTGTTTTGGCTTTGAATCTTTGGGGACCAGACTGGTGGATTCTTTTACATTGTTGGGTTGGAAGTAGGAAAGAGCGATATATGGGCATTGGCTCGTTCCACATCTGATGAGTACTATAACCATTTGTATTGGAAAGATGGCCACAAAATACACACCTGGAATGATATACAGTGCACCACAAAAATTTTACAAGGAAAAAACAAAATAAGTGGTTTAACTTGATTTCTGGTGCAGTGTTTGGTGTGGGTGGAAGAATCTCTTTGTGTAAAAAGTGCCAATCAAAAACATTAAAGAATGGTGAAGTGCATCTATCCTGTATACAAGAGGTGGATACAGAAAGTGGCCAAACCGAATGAAGTCAAGGAAAACCTTCCCAAAAAGAGAGTTCTAAAAAATATCAAATCTTTTTGGAAAGAAAACTTGAAATCATATATTTTATGATGTTGATATATcgatcaaaaataaaaaaaaaacaacattaTTAATTAGGTTAACAACATGTCCAACACGAACTCTTATGTTTGGTGGTATATTGTCTGGTAATTTTATGTTAGACTGAAGTTTACGACTTTGATTCCTTCTATTTGATGTTTAACATACATACTTTTGTCTGGGTTCGAGCTTAGAGAGAGAGAGCGAGCGCTCAAAAAGCCATTGTAGGAGACAATCAGCGCCAAGTGAGTTTATCTTTCCAAAACTAACAGGGTCAGCATTCGATTTCTTCGGTCTGTATATTGAGTGAACACTATTTATCATATTGGAGACATGTTCTTACCCACAAATATCATATTTGGTAAGTGAACTTAATAATGTCGAAACAAAGTTGTGAACCAAGATTTAGGCAAGTGACACTAATGGGAAAATGCTGCATTCTATATGACCCACTCTTTTAGCAAATGAACGACAGAGAATAATTGCATTGCTAGACAGCAGCACTATGGATGACTATGATTACACTTCACTAcaagttttataatatttatttttattgcatATATATGCGAAACAAACATATATTGTAATATCTTAGATTCGACGACtttcctcactgtatcaagattGGTCTTTTcaacgtgcttatgtcctcacttaCACGCACCTTAAGAAACTTATcagaggtcacccatcccagaaTTGCCTCAAGTCAAGCACgattaactttggagttcttatgtgatgagctaccgaaaagaagatgcaccttcttgatatgagtagtaccaatcaaattaTTTAAGCCCTCCTCAACTGCATAGTCAcatacctgaacagtttcaGAATCCATTTCTTTCCGATGTAAGATCGGTTCATTTATGTAAGTATGTCAAAAACTGCTCATTGTCCGTACAACCTCATCCACCGACGATCACCTCCCGCTTCAACCCGGGGCCTCACACATATTCAAACTTGGTATCAAAATCTTGCATGAATATTTGTGCAAGAACATGaagaaaactttaaaaaaaaaatattggcaAATTCATCATGCCGAAGACTATCTATAAAACTAGGGAATCTTTAATAGTTACCCATCATGAGAGAATATATTGATGTTTTCGAAGTGATCAGAAAGGGAACGAGTTAAAAATAACTAAATTATTTGTTGGTTTCAAATTTGAAGATTTCTTTTTAAGTGTACAttatttttctatatatatatatatatatatatatttacaatgCCCGAGACTTGTCTCaatttttttctatatattttggGTTTGGAATATAAGTTACATAAATTAGGGTTGGtgtgtttaattattaatattttttttaaaaaaaacaataagtGTACATCTTATTACTTGTGAATAAACATTGTAAAGATAATATATTACTCAAACCTCACATTAATTAATGATTTAAGTTCATTTATTCTTTTTAATAAAATGGAGTGTGAGTAATCAAAAGTTGAGTACGGAAAAATACTCTAGGATTTGGGTCTGTAATTGTCGTGTCTTTGGTCTGCAAGCCTATCGCACACGATAATTATGTCGAAACTTAGTGAATATTATATTGTTCGAATGCCATATACTTTCCGAGgtgataaaaattatatttaataattatataattcTATTTTTACCTTACAATTTATATATCTTTGATAATTTTCTTTACGTTCTTTCAAAATGGTAATCAAAATTCGTCTCTTCCTCGATTTTTTCTTAATTTGTCGGTCTAATCTAGTCTGTTTCTAATTGATATCAAATACTGACATTAATGTAGTTGCACGCGTTCATCAATTGAAATGAATGAACTTTAATCTCTTTTTGCAGGTGGAATATTactgtgttttttttttcttttcaaaaaacTTTCTTCTTCTTTATTTCTCTGCTATAGAATATAAGTTATGATTCATAGTAATAAGGAAaaaaataatagtaaaaaaCTAAAGTTTCACGCCTCTTGATTTTCGAATCCCCATGTCTGTAATTATTTTTCCTACACCAAAAGATATGAGCACTTTCATTAGTCAAATGTTAAAAATTTGCGTAATACAgtttcacggatcgtattttgtgagacatatttttatttagatcATCTATGaacaactattactttttattgtaaatatcggtagaatTCACTCGTCtaatagataaagattcgtgagactcaTCACCACACAAACCAGCTGAGTATGAGTAATGTATTATGGACTCAATTTGTTACGAATTAACTAAATTATATGTTTGTTTTTAATCATTTATTTTAGTACTCAACATAAAAAATTGGAGCCATCTTCTTGGTCAAGCACTGGCGACAAGATTTTCTCGTGCAATCGAAATCATGTACACTATAAAGCTGTCAAGCATGTAGTTTAAAGCATGGAGGGTCAGCCTATGTACCCTCCACCCTCCTCTTTCCACCTAAACCCTCTTATCTCTgtctaattttattttcaaacatTCTTTTAACCAATATTTGCAATTAATGTGATTAGGATCTAAAATTTGCATATCGGAAACAAATAGCTAGTCGACGATTTTAAAACATTATCACAGCCAAAATCAATGTATCATCCACAATGATACACATATCATTTACCATTGATTTGCATAAGTGGGATATATAAACTTCATCACACCATCACCATCTATATACATCTCAGACCCAAATCGTCGCGTCATCCCGAATCGTAGATATATATTTATCAACATTTTTGAATGGGATTGTTAATATGGCATGATCATAATGGTGTCAATAGATAGATAGGGGACACAATGTCCGTTAAAGCAACGGAGTTAAAAATGTAGTGCAACACATCTTTGGAGTGGAGATATAGAGTGGGTTGTTAGTGGAAAACCCAAAGGGATTAAGTTAATAACTTTCTTTAAGCAAAAGATTAATTATTGTCCCTCGTGAAACAAAAGCTCATTTACCCTAATCACCCTTCATTAATTTCGTACGATCACCACTTAAATGGAAAAAAAGAAGGATATTTTCTTCTCTATATAGTATTTATCAAAAGTGATGGGTTTCTGTATTCATGGCTGCAGCTTTTTTGTAAAAGGGATGGGATTGTTGATTATATAGTTGTTGTCCAAACGTGTTTTatattaagttttttttttttttttttgcataatTTTATTCTAATGTTGTCTTTTGATCACATTTTATGATATCTAATGCCATAGACAATAACGTGTTGTTAGAATGGGGTTTTGGGGTTCGAGGGGTAACCCAAGCTTCGACACTCGTGTGCGCTCTCTCATCACTGTTTCCATTTTTAATGAATATATCACTACAAGAAATATGATCTATCGCGACGCAGTTGAGGagggtttaaaatatttgattggtactattcatatcaagaaggtgcatttTCTTTTCGGTagttcatcacataagaacaccaaagttaagcgtgctcatgctggaaagactcgtcttgatacaatGAGGACAGTCGTTGAATTTGGACCGTTACATTTAACATTTTTTGTTATATATGATGATCTAAAATCTCCATGTAGTtaattatatttacaataaagaTGTTATAACATCGTATAAAAACCTTAACTATATTCTCTTTTCCTTGTCACTCTTGCAGTTGAACTATATAATCCAAACCTTAATGCTACGCggcattttaattttttgttggGAAACAAGTACGGTCATAACTACGTGGAGATAAGTTTTATTAATGCATGCAGGTCCTTTAAATTGTACGTATAGCTTATATAAAATCATAATTGGCCCAACTTTAGCCAATATTTATCGGGCGACTCTTGATTTTATATCCTAAATCCAAATATGTTTTTGTGTTCGGTTCAAAATATATTTCTACACTTTTTGATTTACATAAAAAGTTTATACATTTTGTGAGCTTACATATAGATTACAATTGGTACAAAACATTATGATATCAATATAGCACTTACTATACTTGTTCGGGTACTCGAATATCATATATTTACTATTATATCTGAAAATTgatactcaaatatcatatatattagtacaatattttcaaagttttgtaCTGATTTTCATCTGATAAAAGATGTGACAATTAACGTTAGTACTTGTTATAAATGTATGGATATTCAATTagaaaatcatatattagtatcaGATCTGAAACAGTTgttactcaaatatcatatataagtATCATATTTTAATGTTTTGTACCGATTTTCATCCGAAAAAAGACACGTAGGTCAGAAgagtgcaattttttttttaaatcacgaAATAAAaccatatatttttttcataaagAATGACTACAAACTCAAGTTTGAATTTGAGGGTTAAAGACCATTTACCCAAATTTTTTATGGCATGAGGGATTTTACTTTGTCGCTAAAAGAATATATCACACTGAAGTTTAATTTACTACAAACATAAATAGAACATAGATTTTTTGGTCCAATAACTTGTTCATTTGTAGATTTTGTCTTATTAAGTtgtcaaattttagtttttttacattaaattttaatttttagataTTTTGGTGTGATTGCTGATGTTACATTAATggaaaatgatatatgatatgacgCTGGACAATACTGACATGATATTGAAAATACTAATGTGACATCGAAAGTTATCGACTTATTAGATGTCACGTTAGTGATTGGActaaaataaatgaaaattaaaaattattgtaTTAAAACTAAATTTTGACAAATTAACGGAGCAAAAGTCAAAATTGAACAAGATAATTAACCAAAAATCATTTTCTCCAATATAAATAACaataaagtaatcaaaatatATCTCAGTAGTTTGAGTATTGTTTGTTAATAGTAGAATATAATTGAAATGCATTATGATCCCCGAAATATTTAAAAGTAGATAAAAGGTActctataaaaaaattaattaataagcaTAAACTGATCTTTGTGATTTTAAATCTTTAtgatttctttaatttattttaattaagaccACTGATATCCAAAGACAAAAGGGATCGATCTCTTTACTccattgaaattaaaaaaaattcgatttCATATATGTTACACTCATTACTAAACAAAAACTCATCTGTTCTTTTTCCCTCAGTTCTTCACTTTTAAAATAGCAAAACGATGCGCTTGAGTCATTAGGGGCAATTTAAAGACAAGAAGACATTTCTATAATTGTATAACATTGTTGTTATATTAGTTCTATAAATTGGTCTCACTGTGATTTTGATCATCTGTAATAACATTTCAGTTTTAGTgtaataattttgattttgttgttgttgcagttttagcttctttttttttattggaATATTAACTTAGTATCGCATGTTGTTAATTTAGCATCAATTGTTGCTGATGTGTTTGGTGATACGTAATAAGTCGAACGAAAAATGATTAAAAGTGTAAAAGAAGTAAAGTTAATGAATTAAAATCACAATAAAACAATTTTACTAGACCAGTTTTCTatttcaatatatattttttaatagatTATAGAGATGAATGTGGGAGACAAGCAAAAACATTTGAAGGTATCCCAGCTTGACAATACCATTTTTTTGGGCCTTCTGGTAGGGTACACATTCCTATGCTTCTCAACTATATTTATATCACCCTAAACTCTAGCCTAGAATCATCACAATTCAGCACCACTCTCTCTTTTTTTCTCACTATATACGCTCAATCTCTCAATATTGTAAGCTTCTTTGTGTCTGTCCAATAATGGCGGATTCCGGCGGTAGCTCAGCGGTGGCGAGAAGAATGTGCTCCATACCGGAAAATTTCCAGCTGCACTTGTCCATGTTAGCCTTGCAGTTTGGTTACGCAGGCTTTCATGTGGTTTCACGAGCTGCACTTAACATGGGCATCAGCAAGATTGTCTTCCCTGTTTACAGAAACATTCTTGCCTTGTTTCTTCTATTGCCCTTTGCCTATTTCCTTGAAAAGTACGTAGTTTTTCTTGAATCTGTTTGATTTTAAGCATTTTCAAGTATAGGGTTCTTAATTCATTTGATCAATGATCTCAGGAAAGAAAGACCACCTCTTTCTTGGAACTTACTCCTCCAGTTCTTCCTTCTTGCCATTGTTGGGTATGATTATTAGTATATAATTACACGAATGCGTGTGTGTGCGTGAGAGAGATATACAACATGCCATATTGCCATGTTTTACTTCACAGAAGCAATGCATGTATTAAAAAaatgatggattattttaaaaaatggcaGGATTACAGCCAACCAAGGATTCTACTTGTTGGGACTGGACAACACATCACCTACGTTTGCTTCTGCGATTCAGAATTCAGTTCCAGCTATTACATTTCTCATGGCTGCACTACTCAGGCAAGCAAAACTTTCAACAAAAAGTTGTTTCAAGAAAGTCGCTTTGTTCTGTTCGATGTAAGTTTTGAGCGATGTTATATATTCAATTTCAGGATAGAGAAGGTGAGACTGGATCGAAAAGATGGCATCTCAAAGGTGGCCGGGACAATCTTCTGCGTGGCGGGGGCATCCGTCATCACGCTATACAGAGGCCCCACCATCTACAGCCCCGCTCCCCATCTGCGCAGGGCGGTGGAGGTGGCAGCACCGGCTGTGATGGCTCTTGGTGACGCGAACGGCAAGAACTGGACATTGGGCTGCATATTcttgatcggccactgcctgtCCTGGTCCGGCTGGCTCGTGTTGCAGGCACCGGTTCTCAAGAAGTACCCGGCTCGGCTCTCCTTCACGTCTTGCCAGTGCTTCTTCGGTGTCATCCAGTTTCTCGTGATCGCCGCATTCGTCGAGAGGGATCCTCAGGCTTGGCTCGTGCATTCTGGCGCTGAGCTTTTCAGCGTTTTCTATGCTGTAAGACTCTGCAATAATCAATGACTTTTTAACATTTGGTTTGATTTCTTTTCCGGCTCACATGAAAATAATGATTATTGCAGGGAGTGGTGGCTTCGGGGATCGCATTCGCTGTACAGATATGGTGCATCGACAGGGGTGGCCCGGTGTTCGTGGCGGTTTACCAGCCGGTTCAGACACTCGTTGTAGCAATAATGGCTTCCGTGGCTCTGGGGGAGGAATTCTACTTGGGAGGGTAttcacatcatcatcatcttaTATTCCACTTCTACTATTTCATGTTCCCCttcattttgaaatatttatttattcgaGATTCATTATTCAGTTAAATTCACGAATCAACATATATATTTTCGATAAATTATTACATGGA
The Primulina eburnea isolate SZY01 chromosome 5, ASM2296580v1, whole genome shotgun sequence genome window above contains:
- the LOC140832659 gene encoding protein WALLS ARE THIN 1-like, which translates into the protein MADSGGSSAVARRMCSIPENFQLHLSMLALQFGYAGFHVVSRAALNMGISKIVFPVYRNILALFLLLPFAYFLEKKERPPLSWNLLLQFFLLAIVGITANQGFYLLGLDNTSPTFASAIQNSVPAITFLMAALLRIEKVRLDRKDGISKVAGTIFCVAGASVITLYRGPTIYSPAPHLRRAVEVAAPAVMALGDANGKNWTLGCIFLIGHCLSWSGWLVLQAPVLKKYPARLSFTSCQCFFGVIQFLVIAAFVERDPQAWLVHSGAELFSVFYAGVVASGIAFAVQIWCIDRGGPVFVAVYQPVQTLVVAIMASVALGEEFYLGGIIGAALIITGLYFVLWGKNEERKLAAIQSPADHGINRTAPQIKSSSMTQPLLSQSTENI